The Pseudomonas allokribbensis genome has a window encoding:
- the murD gene encoding UDP-N-acetylmuramoyl-L-alanine--D-glutamate ligase — protein sequence MSLIASDHFRIVVGLGKSGMSLVRFLANRGVAFAVADTRENPPELATLQRDYPHVEVRCGELDVEFLCRADELYVSPGLALATPALQAAAARGVKLSGDIELFARNAKAPIVAISGSNAKSTVTTLVGEMAAAAGKRVAVGGNLGTPALDLLSDDVELYVMELSSFQLETTDQLNAEVATVLNISEDHMDRYSGLPAYHLAKHRIFRGAKQFVVNRQDALTRPLMGEGQPCWTFGLTKPDFKAFGLREENGEKYLAFEFQNLMPVRELKIRGAHNQSNALAALALGHAVGLPFDAMLAALRNFAGLEHRCQWVRDLGGVGYYNDSKATNVGAALAAIEGLGADIEGKVVLIAGGDGKGAEFKDLRDPVAAHCRAVILMGRDSDKIGEAIGDAVPLIRATSLVDAVEQCRAAAQPGDVVLLSPACASFDMFKNYEDRGHQFVRAVEELA from the coding sequence GTGTCTCTGATCGCTTCTGACCACTTCCGTATCGTTGTCGGCCTCGGCAAGAGCGGCATGTCCCTGGTTCGCTTCCTGGCGAACCGGGGCGTGGCGTTTGCGGTGGCCGACACGCGGGAAAATCCACCGGAACTGGCCACGCTCCAGCGTGACTATCCGCACGTGGAAGTGCGTTGTGGCGAGCTGGACGTCGAGTTCCTGTGCCGTGCCGACGAGCTCTACGTGAGCCCCGGTCTGGCGCTGGCGACCCCGGCCCTGCAAGCCGCCGCGGCCCGTGGCGTGAAGTTGTCCGGCGACATCGAGCTGTTCGCGCGTAACGCGAAGGCGCCGATCGTGGCCATCAGCGGTTCCAACGCGAAAAGCACCGTCACCACCCTGGTCGGCGAGATGGCGGCTGCGGCCGGCAAACGTGTGGCAGTGGGCGGCAACCTCGGTACGCCGGCGTTGGACCTGCTCAGCGATGACGTCGAGCTGTACGTGATGGAGCTGTCGAGCTTCCAGCTGGAAACCACCGACCAGCTCAACGCCGAAGTGGCGACCGTGCTCAACATCAGCGAAGACCACATGGATCGCTACAGCGGTCTGCCGGCCTATCACCTGGCCAAGCACCGGATTTTCCGTGGCGCCAAGCAGTTCGTGGTCAATCGTCAGGACGCGTTGACCCGTCCGCTGATGGGCGAGGGCCAGCCATGCTGGACCTTCGGCCTCACCAAACCCGATTTCAAGGCGTTCGGTCTGCGCGAAGAGAATGGCGAGAAATACCTGGCCTTCGAATTCCAGAACCTGATGCCGGTACGTGAACTGAAGATTCGCGGCGCCCACAACCAGTCCAACGCCTTGGCGGCGCTGGCGCTCGGCCACGCGGTCGGGCTGCCGTTCGACGCCATGCTCGCGGCCCTGCGCAACTTCGCCGGCCTCGAGCATCGCTGCCAGTGGGTGCGTGACCTGGGCGGCGTCGGTTACTACAACGATTCCAAAGCCACCAACGTCGGCGCCGCACTGGCTGCCATCGAAGGCCTGGGTGCGGACATCGAAGGCAAGGTCGTGCTGATCGCCGGTGGCGATGGCAAGGGTGCAGAGTTCAAGGACCTGCGTGACCCGGTAGCCGCTCATTGCCGCGCCGTGATCCTGATGGGCCGCGACTCCGACAAGATCGGCGAGGCCATCGGCGACGCCGTGCCGCTGATTCGCGCCACTTCCTTGGTCGATGCGGTCGAACAATGCCGCGCCGCCGCCCAACCGGGTGACGTGGTGCTGCTGTCGCCGGCCTGCGCCAGTTTCGACATGTTCAAGAATTACGAAGACCGTGGTCACCAGTTCGTCCGCGCCGTGGAGGAACTGGCATGA
- the mraY gene encoding phospho-N-acetylmuramoyl-pentapeptide-transferase — translation MLLLLAEYLQQFYKGFAVFQYLTLRGILGVLTALVLSLCYGPWMIRTLQNRQIGQSVRNDGPQSHLSKSGTPTMGGALILSSIGVSTLLWADLSNRYVWTVLLVTLLFGAIGWVDDYRKVIEKNSRGLPSRWKYFWQSVFGLGAAIFLYMTAATPVETTLILPMLKDYSIPLGAGFIVLTYFVIVGSSNAVNLTDGLDGLAIMPTVMVGGGLGIFCYLSGNVKFAEYLLIPYVPGAGELIVFCGALIGAGLGFLWFNTYPAQVFMGDVGALALGAALGTIAVIVRQEIVLFIMGGVFVMETLSVVIQVASFKLTGRRVFRMAPIHHHFELKGWPEPRVIVRFWIITVILVLIGLATLKLR, via the coding sequence ATGCTGCTGCTGCTAGCGGAGTATCTGCAACAGTTCTACAAAGGCTTCGCGGTCTTCCAGTACCTGACCCTGCGCGGGATTCTCGGTGTGTTGACCGCGCTGGTCCTGTCGCTGTGCTATGGCCCGTGGATGATCCGCACCCTGCAGAACCGTCAGATCGGTCAGTCCGTTCGTAACGACGGCCCGCAATCGCACCTGTCCAAATCCGGTACGCCGACCATGGGTGGCGCGCTGATTCTGTCTTCGATCGGTGTCAGCACTTTGCTGTGGGCTGACCTGAGCAATCGTTATGTCTGGACCGTTCTGCTGGTGACCCTGCTGTTCGGCGCCATCGGCTGGGTCGACGACTACCGCAAGGTGATCGAGAAGAACTCCCGTGGTCTGCCGAGTCGCTGGAAGTATTTCTGGCAGTCGGTGTTCGGCCTCGGCGCGGCGATCTTCCTTTATATGACCGCTGCCACTCCGGTGGAAACCACCCTGATCCTGCCGATGCTCAAGGACTACAGCATTCCGCTGGGCGCCGGTTTCATCGTGCTGACCTACTTCGTGATTGTCGGTTCGAGCAACGCGGTCAATCTGACCGACGGCCTCGACGGTCTGGCGATCATGCCGACGGTGATGGTCGGCGGTGGCCTGGGCATCTTCTGCTACCTGTCGGGTAACGTGAAGTTCGCTGAATACCTGCTGATCCCTTACGTACCGGGCGCAGGTGAGTTGATCGTGTTCTGCGGTGCACTGATCGGTGCCGGTCTGGGCTTCCTGTGGTTCAACACCTATCCGGCGCAAGTCTTCATGGGTGACGTCGGCGCACTGGCGCTGGGCGCAGCCTTGGGCACCATCGCGGTGATCGTCCGTCAGGAAATCGTCCTGTTCATCATGGGCGGCGTGTTCGTGATGGAAACCCTGTCAGTCGTGATTCAGGTTGCTTCCTTTAAGCTGACCGGTCGCCGTGTGTTCCGCATGGCTCCGATACACCACCACTTTGAACTCAAGGGCTGGCCCGAGCCGCGTGTGATCGTCCGTTTCTGGATCATCACCGTGATTCTCGTGCTGATCGGCCTTGCCACCCTGAAGCTGAGGTAG
- a CDS encoding UDP-N-acetylmuramoyl-tripeptide--D-alanyl-D-alanine ligase, whose product MLKALKLSELTNALDARLISADASFDGVSIDSRAIKAGQLFIALTGPRFDGHDYLNDVAAKGAVAALVEREVADSTLPQLLVKDTRQALGQLGALNRAAFTKPVAAVTGSSGKTTVKEMLASILRTRGSVHATRGNLNNDLGVPLTLLELAPEHSAAVIELGASRLGEIAYTVGLTKPHVAILNNAGTAHVGEFGGPEKIVEAKGEIIEGLAADGVAVLNLDDKAFGIWKTRAAGRKVLTFALSNTQADFHASDLATDARGCPAFNLHSPEGVERVQLNLLGTHNVANALAAAAAAHALGVSLFGIATGLGAVQPVKGRTVAQLAKNGMRVIDDTYNANPTSMCAAVDILAGFPGRTVLVLGDIGELGDWAEQGHRDVGEYARGKVSALYAVGPNMVHAVNAFGNEAHHFGTQAELIQALGAEQDKNTTILIKGSRSAAMENIVAALCGSSLEKH is encoded by the coding sequence ATGCTTAAGGCCCTGAAACTCAGCGAACTGACCAATGCACTCGACGCACGTCTGATCAGTGCGGACGCCAGTTTTGACGGCGTGAGCATCGACAGTCGCGCCATCAAGGCTGGCCAACTGTTTATTGCACTGACCGGCCCGCGTTTCGACGGTCATGACTATTTGAACGACGTCGCTGCAAAAGGCGCGGTCGCGGCGCTGGTCGAGCGTGAGGTCGCCGACAGCACGCTGCCTCAATTGCTGGTCAAGGACACCCGCCAGGCCCTCGGCCAGTTGGGCGCGCTGAACCGTGCCGCATTTACCAAACCGGTTGCGGCTGTCACCGGCTCCAGCGGCAAGACCACGGTCAAGGAAATGCTCGCGAGCATCCTGCGCACGCGCGGTTCGGTGCACGCGACCCGTGGCAACCTGAACAACGACCTCGGCGTGCCGCTGACCCTGCTCGAACTTGCCCCGGAACACAGCGCGGCAGTGATCGAACTGGGTGCTTCGCGTCTGGGTGAAATCGCCTACACCGTCGGGCTGACCAAGCCGCACGTAGCGATCCTCAACAACGCCGGCACCGCTCACGTCGGTGAGTTCGGTGGGCCAGAGAAAATCGTCGAAGCCAAAGGTGAAATCATCGAAGGGCTGGCGGCCGATGGCGTCGCCGTGCTGAACCTCGATGACAAGGCGTTCGGTATCTGGAAGACCCGCGCTGCCGGTCGCAAGGTGCTGACCTTTGCCCTGAGCAACACCCAGGCAGATTTCCACGCCAGCGATCTGGCCACCGATGCCCGTGGCTGCCCGGCGTTCAACCTGCACAGTCCTGAAGGTGTGGAACGGGTTCAACTGAACCTGCTCGGCACTCATAACGTCGCCAATGCCCTGGCCGCTGCCGCTGCCGCTCACGCCCTGGGCGTGTCGCTGTTCGGCATCGCCACCGGGCTTGGCGCGGTACAACCGGTCAAGGGTCGCACCGTCGCGCAACTGGCGAAAAACGGCATGCGCGTGATCGATGACACTTACAACGCGAACCCCACCTCCATGTGTGCGGCCGTTGATATACTCGCCGGCTTTCCCGGCCGCACCGTTCTGGTGCTCGGGGATATCGGCGAGTTGGGCGACTGGGCGGAGCAGGGGCACCGCGACGTGGGCGAATACGCCCGGGGCAAGGTTTCCGCGCTTTACGCCGTCGGGCCGAACATGGTCCACGCCGTGAACGCATTCGGTAACGAGGCGCATCACTTCGGCACACAGGCCGAACTGATCCAGGCCCTCGGCGCCGAGCAGGACAAAAACACCACCATTTTGATCAAGGGTTCGCGCAGCGCAGCGATGGAAAACATCGTTGCGGCCCTGTGCGGGTCCAGTCTGGAGAAACATTAA
- a CDS encoding UDP-N-acetylmuramoyl-L-alanyl-D-glutamate--2,6-diaminopimelate ligase, whose protein sequence is MSLSLNKIFPHAGHDLLIRELALDSRNVRAGDLFLAVPGGKFDGRAHITDALNRGAAAVAYEVEGATVLPITDVPLIPVKGLAAQLSDIAGRFYGEPSHHLNLVGVTGTNGKTSVTQLVAQALDLLGQHCGIVGTLGSGFYGSLQSGLHTTPNPIAMQATLGDLKKAGAKAVAMEVSSHGLDQGRVTALAFDVAVMTNLSRDHLDYHGTMEAYAEAKAKLFAWNDLKCRVVNLDDDFGRQLAAEKRDSRLITYSLLDSSAYLYVREAQFDDHGVRATLVTPQGEHHLRSTLLGRFNLSNVLAAVGALLGLDYALDEILKVLPKLEGPAGRMQRLGGGTQPLVVVDYAHTPDALEKVLTALRPHVKGQLLCLFGCGGDRDRGKRPLMAEVVERLADRVLVTDDNPRTEDPAVIFDDIRAGFTAVDNVTFVAGRGQAIAQLIASASADDVVVLAGKGHEDYQEINGERHAFSDLVEADHALTAWEVAHA, encoded by the coding sequence ATGTCTCTTAGTCTGAACAAGATTTTCCCCCACGCCGGCCACGATCTGTTGATCCGTGAACTGGCACTCGACAGCCGCAACGTGCGCGCGGGCGACCTGTTCCTCGCGGTGCCGGGCGGCAAGTTCGACGGTCGTGCGCACATCACTGATGCGCTCAACCGTGGTGCCGCCGCCGTGGCTTACGAAGTGGAAGGCGCCACCGTGCTGCCGATCACTGACGTGCCGCTGATTCCGGTCAAAGGCCTGGCCGCGCAGCTGTCGGATATTGCCGGTCGTTTTTACGGTGAGCCAAGTCATCACCTGAACCTGGTGGGCGTGACCGGCACCAACGGCAAGACCAGCGTGACTCAACTGGTGGCGCAGGCGCTGGACCTGCTCGGCCAGCATTGCGGCATCGTCGGCACCCTTGGCTCCGGTTTCTACGGTTCGCTGCAAAGCGGCCTGCACACCACGCCGAATCCGATCGCCATGCAAGCGACCTTGGGCGACCTGAAAAAGGCCGGCGCCAAAGCCGTGGCCATGGAAGTTTCGTCCCATGGTCTGGATCAGGGCCGGGTCACTGCACTGGCGTTTGACGTGGCGGTGATGACCAACCTGTCCCGCGATCACCTCGATTACCACGGCACCATGGAGGCCTACGCCGAAGCGAAGGCCAAGCTGTTTGCCTGGAATGACCTGAAGTGCCGCGTGGTCAATCTGGACGACGATTTCGGCCGGCAACTGGCCGCTGAAAAGCGTGATTCGCGTTTGATTACATATAGCTTGCTCGACAGCAGTGCCTATCTGTATGTCCGCGAAGCGCAGTTCGACGACCATGGTGTGCGCGCCACGCTGGTCACGCCGCAGGGCGAGCATCATCTGCGCAGCACATTGCTGGGCCGTTTCAACCTGAGCAACGTACTGGCTGCGGTTGGCGCCTTGCTCGGTCTGGACTACGCCCTCGACGAAATCCTCAAGGTGCTGCCGAAACTCGAAGGCCCGGCCGGACGCATGCAGCGTCTCGGCGGTGGCACCCAGCCGCTGGTGGTGGTCGATTACGCCCACACGCCGGATGCGCTGGAAAAAGTTCTGACCGCACTGCGTCCACACGTCAAAGGCCAGTTGCTGTGCCTGTTCGGTTGCGGCGGTGATCGCGATCGCGGCAAACGTCCGTTGATGGCCGAAGTGGTCGAGCGTCTGGCCGACCGCGTGCTGGTCACCGATGACAATCCGCGCACCGAAGATCCGGCGGTGATCTTCGATGACATCCGCGCCGGTTTCACGGCTGTGGATAACGTGACATTCGTGGCCGGCCGTGGCCAGGCCATCGCGCAATTGATCGCCAGCGCCTCGGCGGATGACGTGGTGGTCCTGGCCGGCAAAGGTCACGAGGACTATCAGGAAATCAACGGCGAGCGCCACGCATTCTCTGATCTGGTCGAGGCGGATCACGCCCTGACCGCGTGGGAGGTGGCCCATGCTTAA
- a CDS encoding peptidoglycan D,D-transpeptidase FtsI family protein: MKLEGALFPWRFRLLVGLLGVMVAAICWRIIDLQVVDRDFLKGQGDARSVRHIPIPAHRGLITDRNGEPLAVSTPVTTLWANAKEMQTAKEKWPALAAALGQDPKALAERLEAQANKEFIYLVRGLTPEQGQAVLDLKVPGVYGIEEFRRFYPAGEVTAHMVGFTDIDDHGREGVELAYDEWLAGVPGKRQVIKDRRGRLIKDVQVTKNAKAGKPLALSIDLRLQYLANRELRNAIIENGAKAGSLVIMDVKTGEILAMVNQPTYNPNNRRNLQPAMMRNRAMIDVFEPGSTMKAISMSAAIETGRWKPSDTVEVYPGSLQIGKYTIKDVSKTEGPVLDLTGILINSSNVGMSKVAFDIGGETIFRLAQKVGLGQDTGLGFPGERVGNLPNYREWRKAETATLSYGYGISVTAIQLVHAFSALANNGRLAPLTLIKTDKAPQTTQVLPEAVAKTMQGMLQQVIEAPRGVFRAQVPAYHVAGKSGTARKTSVGTKGYAENSYRSLFAGFGPMSDPRYAIVVVIDEPSKAGYFGGLVSAPVFSRVMSGTLRLMNVTPDNLPTTQQANATPAVPLKANGGRG, translated from the coding sequence ATGAAACTCGAAGGGGCACTCTTCCCGTGGCGCTTCCGTCTGTTGGTAGGTCTGCTCGGCGTGATGGTGGCCGCGATCTGCTGGCGCATCATTGACCTGCAAGTGGTCGACCGTGACTTCCTCAAGGGGCAGGGCGATGCGCGCAGCGTTCGTCACATTCCGATTCCAGCACACCGTGGCCTGATCACCGACCGCAACGGCGAGCCTCTGGCCGTGAGTACCCCGGTGACCACGCTGTGGGCCAACGCCAAGGAAATGCAGACGGCCAAAGAGAAGTGGCCGGCACTGGCGGCGGCGCTGGGGCAGGATCCGAAAGCCCTGGCCGAACGCCTCGAAGCCCAGGCCAACAAAGAATTCATTTATCTGGTGCGCGGGCTGACCCCCGAGCAGGGCCAGGCCGTGCTCGACCTGAAAGTGCCGGGCGTCTACGGCATCGAAGAATTCCGCCGGTTCTATCCGGCCGGTGAAGTCACCGCTCACATGGTCGGGTTCACCGACATCGATGATCACGGTCGTGAAGGCGTCGAGCTGGCCTACGACGAGTGGCTGGCCGGCGTGCCCGGCAAGCGGCAAGTCATCAAGGATCGGCGCGGACGGCTGATCAAGGATGTCCAGGTCACCAAAAACGCCAAGGCCGGCAAGCCCTTGGCGTTGTCCATTGACCTGCGTCTGCAATACCTGGCCAACCGCGAGCTGCGTAACGCGATCATCGAGAACGGCGCCAAGGCTGGCAGCCTGGTGATCATGGACGTGAAGACCGGCGAAATCCTCGCCATGGTCAACCAGCCGACCTACAACCCGAACAACCGTCGCAACCTGCAACCGGCGATGATGCGTAACCGCGCGATGATCGACGTGTTCGAACCGGGTTCGACCATGAAAGCGATCTCGATGAGCGCCGCGATCGAAACCGGCCGCTGGAAACCGAGCGACACCGTCGAGGTGTATCCGGGCTCCCTGCAGATCGGCAAATACACGATCAAGGACGTATCGAAGACCGAAGGTCCGGTACTCGACCTGACCGGCATTCTGATCAATTCCAGTAACGTCGGCATGAGCAAGGTCGCGTTCGATATCGGCGGCGAAACCATTTTCCGTCTCGCGCAGAAAGTCGGCCTCGGCCAGGACACCGGCCTCGGCTTCCCGGGCGAACGTGTCGGTAACCTGCCGAATTACCGCGAGTGGCGTAAAGCCGAAACCGCAACGCTGTCCTACGGCTACGGTATTTCGGTGACCGCAATTCAGCTGGTGCACGCGTTCTCGGCGCTGGCCAACAACGGTCGCCTCGCGCCGCTGACCCTGATCAAAACCGACAAGGCGCCACAGACCACTCAGGTGCTGCCGGAAGCCGTCGCGAAAACCATGCAAGGCATGCTGCAACAGGTGATCGAGGCCCCGCGCGGTGTATTCCGTGCGCAGGTGCCGGCGTATCACGTGGCGGGCAAGTCGGGTACTGCGCGCAAGACGTCGGTGGGTACCAAGGGCTACGCCGAAAACTCGTACCGCTCGCTGTTCGCCGGTTTCGGCCCGATGAGCGATCCGCGTTACGCCATCGTCGTGGTGATCGATGAACCGAGCAAGGCCGGTTACTTCGGTGGTCTGGTTTCGGCGCCGGTATTCAGCCGTGTGATGTCCGGCACCCTGCGTCTGATGAACGTGACCCCGGACAACCTGCCGACAACACAACAGGCCAACGCCACCCCGGCCGTTCCGCTGAAAGCCAATGGAGGGCGCGGCTGA
- the ftsL gene encoding cell division protein FtsL has protein sequence MSKLFAKPLPGGSFFMLLLFIGVLVSAIGVSYSAHWNRQLLNTLYNELSVRDKAQAEWGRLILEQSTWTAHSRIEVLATEQLKMHIPGAADVKMVAP, from the coding sequence GTGAGCAAGCTTTTCGCCAAGCCACTGCCTGGCGGCAGCTTTTTCATGCTGCTGCTGTTCATCGGCGTGCTCGTGTCGGCCATCGGCGTGTCTTACAGCGCCCACTGGAACCGGCAGTTGCTCAATACCCTGTACAACGAACTGAGCGTGCGCGACAAGGCGCAGGCCGAGTGGGGGCGCCTGATCCTGGAGCAAAGCACCTGGACCGCCCACAGCCGGATCGAAGTGCTGGCCACCGAACAACTGAAGATGCACATCCCTGGCGCGGCTGACGTGAAGATGGTGGCGCCATGA
- the rsmH gene encoding 16S rRNA (cytosine(1402)-N(4))-methyltransferase RsmH produces the protein MTIDSGFNHITVLLDEAVEALAVRPDGCYLDGTFGRGGHSRLILSKLGPDGRLIGFDKDPQAIATGQTLAAEDGRFVVVQRSFAELGSVVAERGLDGKVSGILLDLGVSSPQLDDAERGFSFLNDGPLDMRMDPSRGISAAEFVNTAPVEEIARVFKEYGEERFSGRMARAVAERRDITPFERTADLAEVLKVANPAWEKGKNPATRAFQGLRIHVNNELGDLEAGLEAALECLEVGGRLVVISFHSLEDRIVKLFMRKLVKGEADNLPRNLPVRHVAFEPKIKVHGKAQTASDAELKANPRSRSAVMRVAEKLR, from the coding sequence GTGACTATTGATAGCGGCTTTAACCACATCACCGTACTGCTTGACGAAGCCGTCGAGGCTCTCGCCGTACGTCCTGATGGCTGCTATCTGGACGGCACGTTCGGACGCGGCGGGCACAGCCGGTTGATCCTCAGCAAGCTCGGTCCCGACGGCCGGCTCATCGGATTCGACAAGGATCCTCAAGCGATTGCCACCGGGCAAACGCTAGCGGCCGAAGACGGCCGCTTTGTCGTTGTGCAGCGCAGCTTTGCCGAGCTCGGTTCGGTGGTTGCCGAGCGTGGTCTGGACGGCAAGGTCAGCGGCATTCTGCTCGACCTGGGCGTGTCTTCGCCGCAGCTCGATGATGCCGAACGCGGCTTCAGCTTCCTCAATGACGGCCCGCTGGACATGCGCATGGATCCGTCCCGTGGCATCAGCGCGGCCGAGTTCGTCAACACCGCGCCTGTGGAAGAAATCGCCCGGGTGTTCAAGGAATATGGCGAAGAACGTTTCTCCGGCCGCATGGCTCGCGCCGTGGCCGAACGTCGTGACATCACGCCGTTCGAGCGTACCGCCGATCTGGCCGAAGTCCTGAAAGTCGCCAACCCGGCGTGGGAAAAGGGCAAGAACCCGGCAACCCGTGCATTTCAGGGTCTGCGCATTCACGTCAACAACGAACTGGGCGATCTGGAAGCGGGCCTTGAAGCCGCGCTCGAATGCCTGGAAGTGGGCGGTCGTCTGGTCGTGATCAGCTTCCACTCGCTGGAAGACCGCATCGTCAAACTGTTCATGCGCAAGCTGGTGAAAGGCGAAGCCGACAACCTGCCGCGCAACCTGCCGGTTCGCCACGTCGCGTTCGAACCGAAAATCAAAGTCCATGGCAAAGCGCAGACGGCCTCCGACGCCGAACTCAAAGCCAACCCACGTTCCCGTAGCGCCGTCATGCGCGTCGCGGAGAAGCTGCGGTGA
- the mraZ gene encoding division/cell wall cluster transcriptional repressor MraZ codes for MFRGANAISLDAKGRLAMPSRYRDELVSRSSGQLIVTIDAVDPCLCVYPLDEWEIIETKLRALPSLREENRRLQRLLIGNAVDLELDGSGRFLVPPRLREYAKLDKRAMLVGQLNKFQLWDEDAWNAVSAADLAAIQQPGAMPDELRDLIL; via the coding sequence GTGTTTCGCGGAGCTAACGCTATCAGTCTCGACGCAAAGGGCCGTCTCGCCATGCCGAGCCGGTACCGTGACGAGCTCGTTTCGCGTAGTTCCGGCCAGTTGATCGTGACCATTGATGCCGTTGATCCATGTTTGTGTGTCTACCCGCTCGATGAGTGGGAAATTATTGAAACCAAGTTGCGCGCGCTTCCTTCGCTCCGCGAAGAGAACCGTCGTCTGCAGCGTTTATTGATTGGTAATGCCGTTGACCTCGAGCTCGACGGCAGTGGTCGTTTTCTGGTTCCGCCGCGTCTGCGCGAATACGCAAAGCTGGACAAGCGCGCGATGCTGGTCGGCCAACTGAACAAGTTCCAATTGTGGGACGAAGATGCCTGGAACGCGGTTTCTGCCGCTGACCTGGCTGCCATACAACAACCGGGCGCCATGCCTGACGAACTGCGTGATTTGATCCTGTGA
- the rsmI gene encoding 16S rRNA (cytidine(1402)-2'-O)-methyltransferase — MGSLYVVATPIGNLDDISARALKILREVALIAAEDTRHSQRLMQHFGITTPLAACHEHNERDEGSRFITRLLAGDNVALISDAGTPLISDPGYHLVRQARAAGINVVPVPGACALIAALSAAGLPSDRFIFEGFLPAKAVGRKARLEAIKEEPRTLIFYEAPHRILECLQDMEAVFGADRPALLAREITKTFETLKGLPLAELRAFVEADSNQQRGECVVVVAGWTAPESEDAVSSEAMRILNLLLEEMPLKRAAALAAQITGERKNVLYQVALDQQKDA; from the coding sequence ATGGGCTCGCTTTATGTGGTGGCGACGCCCATCGGCAACCTGGATGACATCAGCGCCCGGGCGTTGAAAATCCTGCGCGAAGTGGCGCTGATTGCCGCCGAAGACACGCGCCATTCCCAGCGTCTGATGCAGCACTTCGGCATCACTACACCGCTGGCGGCCTGTCACGAACACAATGAGCGTGACGAAGGCAGTCGCTTCATCACCCGCCTGTTGGCTGGCGATAACGTGGCGCTGATTTCCGATGCCGGTACGCCGCTGATTTCCGATCCGGGTTATCACCTGGTGCGTCAGGCGCGTGCCGCCGGGATCAATGTGGTGCCGGTACCGGGTGCCTGCGCGTTGATTGCGGCACTGTCGGCTGCCGGTCTGCCGTCTGATCGTTTCATTTTTGAAGGCTTTCTGCCGGCCAAGGCGGTGGGGCGCAAGGCGCGTCTTGAGGCGATCAAGGAAGAGCCGCGCACGCTGATTTTCTACGAGGCGCCGCATCGTATTCTGGAGTGTCTGCAGGATATGGAAGCCGTATTTGGCGCTGATCGCCCGGCATTGCTCGCCCGTGAAATCACCAAAACCTTTGAAACGCTCAAGGGCCTGCCGCTGGCCGAGTTGCGCGCATTCGTCGAGGCGGATAGCAATCAACAGCGTGGCGAATGTGTTGTTGTGGTGGCTGGCTGGACTGCGCCGGAATCCGAAGATGCCGTCAGCAGCGAGGCGATGCGCATCCTCAATCTGTTGCTCGAAGAGATGCCGCTCAAGCGCGCGGCGGCTCTGGCGGCGCAAATCACCGGTGAGCGCAAAAACGTGCTGTATCAGGTCGCGCTGGATCAGCAAAAAGACGCGTAA